The following are encoded in a window of Wolbachia endosymbiont (group B) of Hofmannophila pseudospretella genomic DNA:
- the rsmD gene encoding 16S rRNA (guanine(966)-N(2))-methyltransferase RsmD, with translation MLRVIAGKYRGRKITTGKNLAARPTMSSVREAIFSILSSRKPIYNLNVLDLFCGSGSFSFEALSRGAKHAFMVDSDYYNLQLPKKTAEDLGITNDITLICCNANGLPRPISKCDIVFMDPPYNINLVNSTLDELAHSGWLNDNALIILEMRKNEGFECNKNFNIIVERTYGIAKIIFLSSLT, from the coding sequence ATGTTACGTGTTATTGCGGGTAAATATCGTGGAAGAAAAATAACTACAGGCAAGAATTTAGCTGCACGGCCCACTATGAGTAGTGTCCGAGAAGCAATATTTAGTATACTTTCTTCAAGAAAACCTATTTATAACCTAAATGTACTTGATTTATTCTGCGGAAGTGGCTCTTTTTCATTTGAAGCACTTTCTCGAGGTGCTAAACATGCATTCATGGTAGATTCAGATTATTACAATTTGCAACTGCCTAAAAAAACCGCAGAAGATCTTGGAATTACGAACGATATCACGTTAATTTGTTGCAATGCTAACGGATTACCAAGACCTATTTCAAAGTGCGATATAGTTTTTATGGACCCACCTTATAATATCAATCTGGTTAACTCAACTTTAGACGAATTAGCTCACTCAGGCTGGTTAAATGATAATGCGTTAATAATTCTAGAAATGAGGAAAAATGAAGGTTTTGAGTGCAATAAAAACTTCAATATAATTGTGGAGCGTACCTACGGTATTGCAAAAATAATTTTTCTTTCTTCACTCACTTGA